A region of Chlamydia crocodili DNA encodes the following proteins:
- a CDS encoding Nif3-like dinuclear metal center hexameric protein — translation MNVTDLLIYLNDLFSSESFPDYGPNGLQIGNLDTNVEKIAVGVTADLATIEAAVKLGANILIVHHGLFWKGMPYPITGMLYKRVQLLIKHNIQLLSYHLPLDAHPILGNNWKVARDLQWTNLKPFGSSLPYLGVQGSFTPISIDNFVENLSNYYQSPIKAQALGGPQTISSAALISGGAYKELSQAILCKIDCFITGNFDEPAWSMAIENHVHFLAFGHTATEKVGPKALAHYLQTNLQVSSTFIDTDNQF, via the coding sequence ATGAACGTTACCGATCTTCTTATCTATTTAAACGATCTATTCTCTTCGGAATCATTTCCGGATTATGGCCCTAATGGACTACAAATAGGAAATCTTGACACGAATGTTGAGAAGATAGCTGTTGGGGTAACTGCAGACCTAGCAACCATAGAAGCAGCTGTCAAACTAGGCGCTAATATATTGATTGTTCATCATGGACTGTTTTGGAAAGGAATGCCCTATCCTATTACAGGAATGCTTTATAAGCGTGTACAACTCCTGATCAAGCATAACATACAGTTATTATCTTATCATCTACCCCTAGATGCGCATCCAATCCTTGGAAATAATTGGAAAGTAGCTCGCGATTTACAATGGACAAACTTAAAGCCATTTGGCAGCTCTCTTCCCTATCTAGGAGTTCAAGGATCCTTCACCCCAATATCTATAGATAATTTTGTAGAAAATCTATCTAATTACTACCAGTCTCCAATAAAAGCTCAAGCACTTGGTGGTCCGCAAACCATTTCCTCAGCAGCATTAATTTCCGGCGGAGCTTACAAAGAGCTATCTCAAGCTATTCTTTGTAAAATTGATTGTTTCATCACGGGAAATTTTGATGAACCTGCATGGTCAATGGCCATAGAAAATCATGTGCATTTTCTAGCCTTTGGTCATACGGCAACAGAAAAAGTAGGACCAAAAGCTCTCGCACATTATCTTCAAACAAACCTACAAGTTTCCTCAACATTTATTGATACTGACAATCAGTTTTAA
- the pepF gene encoding oligoendopeptidase F gives MTIDTEKQQIVRPRNEIPTEDCWNVSPLYPNRADWKADLDSFGLKTDGSLTWPELQATQYQIENSESLLSLLTKLFSVERKLDKLYVYAHLVHDQDITNQEGIADLKSITHLYTLFSEEISWIQPALISLSETIIAQHLSVPCLAPYRFYLEKIFRLSMHTGTPGEEKILASAFAPFEVASKAFSSLSDSEIPFGQATDSEGNSHPLSHALASLYMQSMDRELRKTAYLAQCERYYNYRHTFANLLNGKVQAHLFYAKNKKYSSCLESALYHNNIPTTVYTNLIEIVKKNSSLITKYYSLKQKALNLKDFHFYDVYAPLSQSEEKKYSYEDAVDLIYNSLSPLGTEYVDTLKQGLTTEGWVDKYENLNKRSGAYSSGCYDSYPYILLNYTGTLYDVSVIAHEGGHSMHSYFSRKNQSFHEAQYPIFLAEIASTLNEMLLMDSMLKKSDSKEEKITILTRCLDTIFSTLFRQVLFASFEYEVHSAAEQGLPLTEEYLSSTYKNLQNDFYGEIVTFDTLSNIEWARIPHFYYNFYVYQYATGIIASLCFAEKILNKEDNALNSYLNFLKSGGSDFPLEILKKSGLDMITSEPIHKAFSFIERKIQELSSLI, from the coding sequence ATGACCATAGATACAGAAAAACAACAAATAGTTCGTCCAAGAAACGAAATCCCTACCGAAGACTGCTGGAATGTAAGTCCTCTATACCCAAATAGAGCGGACTGGAAAGCAGATTTGGATTCTTTTGGGCTGAAAACGGACGGCTCACTTACCTGGCCAGAACTACAAGCAACGCAATATCAAATTGAGAATTCAGAATCTCTCCTTTCTCTATTAACTAAACTTTTCTCGGTTGAAAGAAAGCTTGACAAACTCTACGTTTATGCTCATCTAGTTCATGATCAAGACATAACAAACCAGGAGGGAATCGCAGATCTAAAATCGATCACACATCTATATACTCTCTTTTCTGAAGAAATCTCTTGGATACAACCTGCTTTAATTAGTTTATCAGAGACTATAATAGCTCAACATTTATCGGTTCCCTGCTTAGCACCTTATAGATTCTATTTAGAGAAAATCTTTAGACTATCTATGCATACAGGCACCCCTGGAGAAGAAAAAATCTTAGCTTCCGCATTTGCTCCTTTTGAAGTGGCTAGCAAGGCATTTTCTTCTTTAAGTGATTCTGAAATTCCTTTTGGTCAAGCTACCGATTCAGAAGGCAATTCTCATCCCCTTTCCCATGCATTAGCATCATTATATATGCAGTCTATGGATAGAGAATTAAGGAAAACAGCTTATCTAGCACAATGCGAAAGATATTATAATTATCGACATACCTTTGCTAATCTCCTTAATGGAAAAGTTCAAGCACATTTATTCTATGCAAAAAACAAAAAATACAGTTCCTGTCTAGAATCAGCATTATATCATAATAATATTCCGACAACGGTTTATACTAATCTCATCGAAATCGTGAAGAAAAATTCTTCACTGATTACAAAATACTACTCTCTAAAACAAAAAGCTCTAAATCTAAAAGATTTCCATTTTTATGATGTATATGCTCCTCTAAGTCAATCCGAAGAAAAAAAATATTCTTATGAAGATGCCGTTGATCTTATCTATAACAGCCTCTCACCACTTGGAACTGAATATGTTGATACTTTAAAACAGGGACTAACTACAGAAGGTTGGGTAGACAAATACGAGAACCTTAACAAACGCTCTGGAGCTTATTCTTCGGGATGTTATGATAGCTACCCCTATATTCTATTAAACTACACGGGAACATTATATGATGTATCTGTAATTGCTCATGAAGGTGGTCACAGCATGCATTCCTATTTCAGTCGGAAGAATCAATCTTTCCATGAAGCACAATACCCTATTTTCCTTGCAGAGATTGCCTCAACGCTAAATGAAATGCTTCTTATGGACTCAATGCTTAAAAAGAGCGATTCTAAAGAAGAGAAAATCACTATTCTTACAAGATGTCTGGATACAATCTTCTCTACACTATTTCGTCAGGTGTTATTTGCATCTTTCGAATATGAAGTGCATTCTGCTGCAGAACAAGGTCTTCCTTTAACCGAAGAGTACCTATCTTCAACTTATAAGAATTTACAAAATGATTTTTATGGAGAAATCGTAACATTCGACACTCTTTCTAACATAGAATGGGCAAGAATTCCTCATTTCTATTACAATTTCTACGTGTACCAATACGCAACAGGTATCATTGCTTCTCTATGCTTTGCAGAAAAAATTCTTAACAAAGAGGACAACGCTCTCAACTCGTATCTGAACTTCTTAAAAAGTGGAGGCTCTGACTTCCCATTAGAAATCTTGAAGAAGTCTGGATTGGATATGATAACAAGTGAGCCAATACATAAGGCCTTTTCCTTTATAGAGAGAAAAATCCAGGAGTTATCATCTTTAATTTGA
- a CDS encoding co-chaperone GroES: MSDQATTLRIKPLGDRILVKREEEDSTARGGIILPDTAKKKQDRAEVLALGTGKRDKDGNTLPFEVSVGDTVLIDKYAGQDLTIDGEEYVIVQESEVMAVLK, encoded by the coding sequence ATGTCAGATCAAGCAACGACCCTTAGGATTAAGCCCCTGGGCGATAGAATTTTAGTGAAAAGAGAAGAAGAAGATTCTACAGCGCGCGGCGGCATCATTTTACCTGATACGGCAAAGAAAAAACAAGATCGAGCAGAAGTACTCGCTCTAGGCACAGGAAAACGAGATAAAGATGGTAATACCCTACCTTTCGAGGTTTCAGTAGGTGATACTGTTTTAATAGATAAATACGCGGGACAAGACCTTACCATCGATGGTGAGGAGTACGTCATTGTTCAGGAAAGCGAAGTTATGGCAGTTCTCAAGTAA
- the groL gene encoding chaperonin GroEL (60 kDa chaperone family; promotes refolding of misfolded polypeptides especially under stressful conditions; forms two stacked rings of heptamers to form a barrel-shaped 14mer; ends can be capped by GroES; misfolded proteins enter the barrel where they are refolded when GroES binds) codes for MAAKNIKYNEDARKKIHKGVKTLAEAVKVTLGPKGRHVVIDKSFGSPQVTKDGVTVAKEIELEDKHENMGAQMVKEVASKTADKAGDGTTTATVLAEAIYSEGLRNVTAGANPMDLKRGIDKAVKVVVDEIKKISKPVQHHKEIAQVATISANNDSEIGNLIAEAMEKVGKNGSITVEEAKGFETVLDVVEGMNFNRGYLSSYFSTNPETQECVLEEALVLIYDKKISGIKDFLPVLQQVAESGRPLLIIAEDIEGEALATLVVNRLRAGFRVCAVKAPGFGDRRKAMLEDIAILTGGQLISEELGMKLENTTLAMLGKAKKVIVSKEDTTIVEGLGSKEDIESRCENIKKQIEDSTSDYDKEKLQERLAKLSGGVAVIRVGAATEIEMKEKKDRVDDAQHATLAAVEEGILPGGGTALVRCIPTLEAFIPILTNEDEQIGARIVLKALSAPLKQIAANAGKEGAIICQQVLSRSSSEGYDALRDAYTDMIEAGILDPTKVTRCALESAASVAGLLLTTEALIADIPEDKSSSAPAMPGAGMDY; via the coding sequence ATGGCAGCAAAAAATATTAAATATAACGAAGACGCCAGAAAGAAAATCCATAAAGGGGTTAAAACTCTTGCAGAAGCTGTAAAGGTAACCTTAGGTCCTAAAGGACGTCATGTGGTCATCGATAAAAGCTTTGGTTCTCCTCAAGTTACAAAAGACGGTGTAACTGTCGCCAAAGAAATTGAGCTCGAAGATAAACACGAGAATATGGGAGCTCAAATGGTCAAAGAAGTTGCCAGCAAAACTGCAGATAAAGCTGGTGACGGAACTACAACAGCTACTGTTCTCGCTGAAGCTATCTACAGCGAAGGATTGAGAAACGTAACTGCGGGCGCCAATCCTATGGATCTCAAAAGAGGAATCGATAAGGCTGTGAAAGTCGTTGTCGATGAAATCAAAAAAATTAGTAAACCCGTACAACATCACAAAGAAATAGCTCAAGTAGCAACTATTTCTGCAAATAACGATTCTGAAATCGGTAATCTTATCGCCGAAGCCATGGAAAAAGTTGGCAAAAATGGCTCTATTACTGTTGAAGAAGCTAAAGGTTTCGAAACTGTTCTCGACGTTGTCGAAGGTATGAATTTCAACCGTGGATATTTATCTAGCTACTTTTCTACAAATCCTGAAACACAAGAATGTGTTTTGGAAGAAGCTCTTGTGCTTATTTATGACAAAAAAATTTCCGGAATTAAGGATTTCCTACCAGTTTTACAACAAGTAGCAGAATCTGGACGTCCCCTACTTATCATCGCCGAAGATATCGAAGGTGAAGCTTTAGCCACTTTAGTAGTGAACAGGCTACGTGCTGGATTTAGAGTTTGTGCAGTAAAAGCTCCTGGATTTGGCGATAGAAGAAAAGCAATGTTAGAAGACATCGCTATTTTAACTGGTGGTCAGCTCATTAGCGAAGAGCTTGGCATGAAGCTTGAGAATACAACTCTAGCTATGTTAGGAAAAGCTAAAAAAGTAATCGTTTCCAAAGAAGATACGACAATTGTTGAAGGACTTGGAAGTAAAGAAGATATTGAATCTCGATGCGAAAATATCAAAAAACAAATCGAAGACAGCACTTCTGATTACGATAAAGAAAAACTCCAAGAACGGTTAGCTAAACTTTCCGGAGGCGTAGCTGTAATCCGTGTAGGCGCTGCTACAGAAATCGAAATGAAAGAGAAAAAAGACAGAGTAGATGATGCTCAGCATGCAACTCTTGCTGCAGTTGAAGAAGGTATTCTACCTGGTGGTGGTACAGCTTTAGTTCGCTGCATTCCCACTTTAGAAGCTTTCATTCCTATTCTTACAAATGAAGATGAGCAAATCGGAGCACGTATTGTTCTCAAAGCACTATCCGCTCCATTAAAGCAAATTGCAGCAAATGCTGGTAAAGAAGGCGCTATCATCTGTCAACAGGTGCTTTCTCGTTCCTCTAGCGAAGGCTATGATGCTTTACGCGATGCTTACACCGACATGATTGAGGCAGGAATTCTCGATCCAACTAAAGTAACACGTTGTGCTTTAGAAAGTGCAGCTTCTGTAGCTGGACTTCTATTAACAACAGAAGCTTTAATTGCCGATATTCCTGAAGATAAATCCTCTTCTGCTCCCGCAATGCCAGGCGCAGGAATGGATTATTAA